The sequence CTGAATGGAAACAAAAAGTAGCGTGATGAAAATGGCCGATGTTGATGTGTTGGCAGCTACCAGAGGAACAGCACGTACAACACGTACGTGGGCATGGGCTACGTCATCAAAGGCATGGACCAAGCCCTGCAGGGCCTTTGCATGGGGGAGAAGAGGAGGGTCGTGGTGCCCCCTCACCTGGCGTACGGCGGAGATGGCGTCGGTGAGTTACCCTAAAGGCAAGCCCAAAAATCTGGTATGGGTTTGGGTGTCAGATGTTACTGTAATTAGTTTGTGTGTATACCTTTTATGCTAGTATTTGAAAAATAGGTGTTAGGGTTAATCATGTcttaatacaatattttactaGTCTTTACTAGTTTAAGGTCCCCCCCTTACCTTCCAGGTGAGCTGATCCCTGGCTCGGCCGTGCTGGTCTTTGACATCCACGTCATCGACTTCCACAATCCCAACGACCCCGTCGACGTCCGCGTGACCCACAAGCCGCAGGAATGCGACGCCCGAAGCGAGGCCGACGACTGGCTGCGGTATCGCTACAACTGCTCCCTGATGGACGGCACCCTGCTGTACTCCTCGTGAGCGCCCTCTGATGTTCACTCTGCCACACTGCAcccgcctcctcttcctcctcctccagcatgGACGCACACTGCTACTTACTGGCTCCTTGGCTGACAGATTTACTTGAGGGAATCTTTACGTATCCATGACAACAGCACGTATGCCTGCATGACTCCAAGGTTTCCATACTCTCCAAGCGTTGAAATTGCCATAACACGGCTTCATtttactctctctctcttttagaGACCAGTTTGACTCGCCCTCCGTCACCACGCTGGGAGCCAACCAGGTCATTGCGGGTCTGGAGCAGGGATTGATGGGCATGTGTGTGGGCGAGACCAGAGAGGTGGTCGTACCCCCCCACTGGGGCCACGGCGAAAATGGTGGTAAGATAGTGAAATCCCACTGACTGTCATtatgattaattttttaaagaatCTGTAGTTTTTCCTTGATGAATGATGTTACCTTTTTTATTTTGGGTCCATCAGCCGCCGTTGTTCCCGGGAGCGCGGTGCTGTTCTTCCAGCTGGAGCTGGTGGAGCTGCGGAAAGGCGTCCCGGAAGGCTTCATGTTCGTGTGGCTGGGAGACAGCCCGGATCCGCTCTTCCCCGCCATGGATCTCAATGGTGACCACGAGGTTCCTTTGCAGGAGGTAAACACCTAATTGCATGTCCAAAATGCTGCTGCTTGAGTCTTATACTTCTCTCCTGCTCTGTAAAACCTAAATCATTGGGCCTTGGAATAAGTTGAGTTGTTAAAAGTGCTCGAATTTTCCTCTGCAGTTTTCAGCCTTCATCACGCTGCAGGTCCAGCAGGGCAACGGGCGCCTTCGGCCGGGAGTCCAAGCAGACGACATCATCCGGGACATGTTCAACAGTCAGGACCTCAACAAAGATGGCAAGATCGTCGCATCCGAAATAAAGCTTCAGTCTGACGGCGACTCACGACGGGACGAGTTGTGAAAAGATGGACGCTCTGAGGTGATGTTACATTTTAATGTCAAACTGTGATGTAGAGCCACAAATGGAACGCTAAAAGCCACTTAGTGAAAGGTTTGCCTAGTCGGAGCTCTTGCTAATATTCTCATCCTCGTGTAGCTAAAAGGCTAGCAAAATATTCCACTTTTTGATGTATTACTTGTATGGCgcgtgtgtacctaatgtagtgtctagtgcaggggtcagcaacccgcggctccagagccgcatgtggctctccagcctctttgttgcggctccctttgcaatgcttgaatattttttagcacccgtgtggtgaaaatgcacgtctttgttatgagtttacaaaaatccaactttgtgtgagaccatgaatgcattctgactgagttctgactggtgactgaatgagcagacaggatgctatccagttctctctgacaggttaacatgaagggaaatgagtaatactttgagttatttgagttattaattattattaatgagttatttgacgattctaaaaaataaattagagctcatttaaaaacaaaagtttatctccagtactagcaagagtactccaactcgtctttttttttcccctccaatgttgttttaaacatacaacgttttgcggctccaggctatttttctttagtgggcaagtgggtgaaatggctcttttcatagtaaaggttgccgacccctggtctagtgtaTGTATTGAGCCTAAAAGAACAACTGTAGTAATGGTGtctgaaaatgttttattttggtgaaaGACTGACTAACAGTGCCAAGAGAactcttgtaaaaaaacacaaaacggtATAACAAAGGTGACTGGCCAGAGTCTAAGAGGCTGAAATGACGCAAGTACGTTTTAGACACCTTAGTAGCACCGTGTTACTGACGAGaacgtagtagtagtagaatgTAGTAAAGATGTGGAAGACTGAACAGTATGCCATGTGAACAGTGCAAAGATGTCTTACCGTATGGTCCTGCCGAGTGTCCCTGTACGCAgcatcactctttttttttttttttagtaaaacaAGCATGGCGGATTCCTACTTGAACTTTTTGCGTGGAACTTCCCGCACCAAAGAACGTCCAGTGTCTTTGTCTTGCGTGACGCCTCAGCGTCACTTGTTGCCGGTGAGGTAGAGCAGGACGGCGTTGGGGACGTCCATGGTCTCGTCCTTGACCAACACCACGTCGTAAGAGTCCAAGTACGACTGCTTCCTCTCCTCCACCTCAAAAGGAAAGAAGACAACCTGTTAAAGCCTTGATGCCACAcctcaaataaagacaactAAAAAAAGACTAACGTTTGACTTTTGTGAACATTTACACATTCAAACTGGTAAACTACTGTATTTCCTCTAATGGAAACatgacatctgtaaagctgaagtttAACAGAGTTCAAATTACTTACAAAACCTACCAAACTGAATAAAGAACCTATAAACGATAtcaaacattttacatttactgtggaaatgtatacaaaactATCAACCAATTTCACTGGATTTAGACatttacttttaaaatgtatttttaacaatatGAAATAAGGAATAATCAAGGAAAActacatttttggaatttttgcccctcattcccaatccttatatgaaGCATGAAGCACGTATTTCCCTTTTCGGTAcattataacaagagaaaacaagttggtatgagctagctaacaatgcattgGGGCTAAACCCCCACTATCTGTTAACCCCATATATAAGACCGACCTGTGTACTAACCAGGAAACAGCCATATTGTCATTGTAGCATCTAACAAAAACTGTCGGAGTCACGTCTCAAGCGTTGGGACAGACGGACTAGCGGCTCAACAAGATGGTGCTGTACTGCAGCATCAAGATACTggaagtattacatgttatcaatgtacttgttaatgcatgatcattgcattggttgcttttttttttttttttaggacatcCTAGTCAAAATAGTTACCCCCCCCCGACGTGCAACGTAAGCTAACTCTTACCAACTTGTTTTCTCTCGTTAGAACACACAAGGGAAAGAAGTGTTTTATgtttcacatgaggattgtggCTGATGGGCCTACAAAGCctacaatgaatgaatcctgaTGTCAATTCTACTTCAGTTGGTCTAGTTGtggtcgctgtgtgtgtgtgtgtgtgtgcggtacCTTGTCGTTGAGGAATCCAATCTTGAGGACGTTCTCGATGTTGTGCACGCCGTCCGCCATGGTCAGGTCGCCCAGGGAGTCTCCCAGCAGGAGGACGTTGGGTCGGGCACGTAGCTCCTGGAAATGACCCGTGTTGAGCAGGGCCCCTTCCCTTTTGTTGTAGGTGTGGATCAGCTCGCCCTTGAAGGCCTTCAGCACTCCCTGTGGGATGGGGACGTCAACACGGGGTGAATGCTGGCGCCCTCCTCCGGGGCACACAATGAATCCAGTAAAAGCGGTCGCACTCACCTCCTCGTCAAAGTCCATGTAGTTGGAGAAGACCTTGACGTTGGAGTGGAAGACTCCGGCCTGGCGAATCACCTCCTCCAGGATGTCCCCGATGCCAGCAGAGAAGATGAGCAGAGGAATGCTGTGCTCGTAGAGATGGTCAAAGAACAGCTGGTAGCCTTCCCTGAAACACACGTGCACGACCGCCAATCAATAATACACACATTTCACTACTGGGGGGcaatatttaatacacacattTCACCACTTGGGGCAAATGTTTAACAATACATTTCACTATTTTGGGGtcaatatttaacaatacatttcaCTACTTGgggcaaatatttaataataataataataataatacattttatttgtatagcgcttttcaagatactcaaagacactttacaaaagaacaATACTTTTCACTACTTGGGGCAAATATTTAACAATACTTTTCACTACTTGGGGCAAATATTTAACAATACTTTTCACTACTTGGGGTCAATATTTATCAACAATACATTTCACGACTTGGGGTcaatatttaatacaaaaatttCACTATTTGGGGtcaatatttaacaatacatttcaCTACTTGGGGTcaatatttaataacaatacatttcacTACTTGGGGtcaatatttaacaatacatttcaCTACTTGGGGTcaatatttaataacaatacatttcacTACTTGGGGtcaatatttaacaatacatttcaCTACTTGGGGTCAATATTTATCAACAATACATTTCACTACTTGGGGTcaatatttaataacaatacACACATTTCACTACTTAGGGTGTTAGTGTTTTTGTGCTAAAAACGCTCCTTAGCATTGGGAACATTGGGAAGACTAGTTGCCGAGATGAATTGCCTTCTTAAATCCATAATTTCCTCTTCTGCACAACTGATAAATGAATACCTTATTTCTAAAAGTAATATTCTTGTAGTTATGGCTTAGAAAACCTCCTTATGATCTAAATGATTTAACATTATGAGCCCATATAgaacactcctattagccaatgtCGTGGGTTACgtgttgttatgattattaaagTACTATGTTTGTGCCCgtgagatcatttaaagctGCAATACAATGTAGAGTACTACAGTACATTCACTATTCTAACACAGCTGCCTCGTATTGGTATTTTAATTCAAGGCATAaccttaaatatgcatatttctggatattcaaccatgaaaggtcatcatttatgaattaatttgataaaaaaaacatgatgtagCAAGGCACGACTTTACTTCTTAGCTATTTTATTTCCCATACTTCATTATTCTATTGTATTTCTACCTGTTTATTGTGCTGCTATTGAGATCAATAAAGTTCGATCTCATCTTCCCAAATTCATGAGTGTCTTATAAAAGAAAACTATTGTGGTGGCGTCAGCCATTCCGAGGTGAAGTCGAGCTCTCTGACCTGAGCATGGCGTCCGACTCTCTCACCACCACGGCCAGCAGGTCCTTCCTGATCTTCTGCTGCACCAGCAGCTCGTGAGCTTTGGTCCACCTGGTTTGTCAAACAGCACAATTAGCCGCAAATCGTCCTGCGCAGGAGACGGCGGCCGCGCTCCGGCGACTCACCACTCCACCATGAGCGGCAGCTTCTCGTCTACCGATCTGGAGGAGTCGATCTCGATGGGGTAGTACGTGTTCAACAGCTCCTTCAACTGGGAGGAGAAACGCCCTTAGAATGCTGGAGGGGgcattttgtgtctttgtcatACACTGATGCCAACTACTCAGTAAGAAAAGTTGCTATTGGCTGTCCTGGAAGTCactagatgatgtcatcagctaATTTaggacattttggaaaaagtgTAACCTTTAAGGACAgacaaaagtgagtaaaaacaccttaaagGTGTTTACAACTACGAATAAactggtttgtttgtttcaaattGTCTATcacttcattaaaataaaataatggcaatATTTTATCTTAGCTAGCACCCCAGATTAGCCTCCCACCTTAAGTGTTTATCCTGcagtcaaataaatataatatattaacattTAGATTGTTATTTAAGCTAACTATTTATTGAAGTGTTTCACTACATGGGGTCAAATATTTAACAACAATACATTTCACTATTTTGGGTCAATATTTAACAACAATACATTTCACTATTTTAGGtcaatatttaacaatacatttcaCTATTTTAGGTCAATATTTATCAATACATTTCACTATTTGGGTcaaatatttaacaatacatttcaCTATTTTGGGtcaatatttaacaatacatttcaCTATTTTGGGtcaatatttaacaatacatttcaCTATTTTGGGtcaatatttaacaatacatttcaCTATTTTGGGtcaatatttaacaatacatttcaCTATTTTAGGTCAATATTTAACAACAATACATTTCACTATTTTGGGTCAATATTTAACAACAATACATTTCACTATTTTGGGGTCAATATTTAACAACAATACATTTCACTATTTTGGGGtcaatatttaacaatacatttcaCTATTTTGGGGtcaatatttaacaatacatttcaCTATTTTGGGGtcaatatttaacaatacatttcaCTATTTTGGGGtcaatatttaacaatacatttcactatattgggtcaatatttaatacacacattTCACTACTTGGGGTCAATATTTATCAACAATACATTTCACTACTTGGGGTCAATATTTATCAACAATACATTTCACTATTTGGGGTCAATATTAtcacaatttatttttaaaacaagtgTACCTACCTTGTCTTTACATTCTTGTGAGATGAGTTTGCTGTTGTCCAGAATATCTGCACATAAAAAGTGAAGAAAATGACATTACAGGGCTAGCATATACTAcgttgtatactgtatacaacgTCCATGCACTTACTATGACAGGTGGGACACCTTTTCCCGTTGTATGCGAATCTTGTTAAAGTCATGTCAAAGTCTGAGATAACCTGTAGGAAATACAGTTAGTAGAAACAAGAGGTACACCTGTATACACACCTGTACATCACATCTAATGAGAGCTAACACAACCGCCATTTTAAGATTGAGCAACGTGACACGTGTTTGACAATccccaataataaacatattattgAAGTAATACCTCCCCAAAAGTCTTAATAAACTGACTTTATTAGCTTGGTAAAGGCAAACGTTGTGCATTGGATCCATTAGATATGGAGAgccaggtgtacctaatgaaatgtaATGTCGTATTCGGTGAACACTACTGACCTGCAAAGTGTTGGAGCCGGCCTTCAGCATGGACTGGAGGATCTCTTCCACCTTCTGAGGGTCCCTCATCAACACCGAGGGATTGGACAGCTCGGAAATCTGAAGAGAAACGTCCACTATTCGTTTGAGACGGAGAGCTAGCGAGTTGGCTAGTTTGCCAACCAGACAGTTAGCGACAGAAACATTTATATTTCCATTTAccttatacatttataaaaacaacaagaagTCAGTCTTTCCATAACAAGTAGCAGTTTTAACGTAGCGGCTACGTCAAAACGTAACAAGCTAGCAGTACAGCCGCAGCAAGCTAGCTAGGTTTggggctagcatgctaagcAAGTTCGATTTCGTGCGCAACATAACTCAAAATAACTCAGTTTTTACGTAATATATAGTACAcgtaacaagttttttttttaccatttccaCGAAATGTATGTAGACGACCAAAACAGTTTATATTGGCAGAAAACGTGTCATCGGTTGTCCTCGACAGTCACTTCAGCTGTGTGGAAGACTTGCCCCGGCTGCCTTCGAGTGTCATCTCCAAGTGTAGGAACATTGAAAACTCAATTTCAACCTTTAACTATTGAAAGTATAATACTTTACAACATTATAAATTACAGATAAAGACGAATGGCCAGGCAAATGTTAACAGAGAGAAATAGCTTATCAAACCCGGGTAATGGCTGTGTAGCGAACAGATGTGAGACACTCATGATATTAACGAGGCCGTGTGTTGACACTGAAAGCAGCACGTCGTTACGTTTTGCGTAACTTTGGGGCGGGAACATTGACCTGTGTTCCTCTCCGACAAGCAACAGCGACTAATAAACGTTTCCGCGAAtgtgttaatttttttcttattgaaTATAGTTAATAGTTTTTACCTTGACATGTTTTGACTATCACCTGAAATTAAATCTATAGCTTCCACTTATGTGGAGCATGGAGATGATCCAATAACTGCGAGCTtttcaaaacaacacatttcctAAGTTTGCTGATGTCTTTATTTTCAAGTCTCTTTGGAGGGGAAGCACACATTGAGCATCTCTAAACATAAATATACACCCAGTGAGCTGGGAGTGAGGAACAATTAACACTGGGGGGGAACAAACAGCATATCACAGTAAATATTCTCAGCTGAGCCCCAAATGTTTAACTTAAACAGGAAACGTTTGCAGCAACTTAAACCCCACCCCCCATTAAGATGTCAGAAAAAAGTGCTCTTTCTGTTGCTGTTGGACtttgcacatattttttttgaatgtgagGAATTGCTTTGCAAAGTGCAAAATGAAAGGAATGACAGGAGGAAAATTTAAGACAAATCTTATCTctttgagaaaaataataaatactgtacactgtGGGAGGCCGTGCTCTAACTAAAACCAAGCTAGTCTACCGGGAGGATCGAACGACGTGCGTTTGGTAGCGTAGGCTGCGCAGAAGCAAGCGAGACGGTTATGGCACTAAAGAGCTGGCGTGCTTGCATGAAGAAGAGATTGTCACAGTGTTTACGAATGGAATGAAGCCTCGTCGGGAATTGCGTGTTGTTGGATCGCCGGAATTTTAGCGAGGTCATCCCGCTTCCCTGGAGCGGGGCATACTACGTAGGAATGTCAAATATATAATCATAAACAgctttatattatttatgtacaAACACATATTTCAACGTTACCGCTCTTACGCTTGTGTTTACATTCAGTAAATccattctcacacacacacacacgtttcatGGCTTGCTAAAGAGTCGCCGACACCACGACACAGCACGATGGCACAGCGTTCAGTTTGGTGAGAACCACAAAGAGACTGCGGCGTGTTAGGCGTGTACGAATGATGCGGTCCAGGCTGGTGATGAAAGAGATTATGCTGATAACAAGAAAAAACGCGTGTGATTCAGGCAGGCAACAAGACAGGATGAATTGGAGAGCAAGCAGATTCTTATATAAAGCCTCCTTCCCATCCAGATTGTAAATCCAGAATATCCAACTTTTTGTAGCCTTTTGTTGAGCTACTGTTAAGGTGCTGCCAACTGATTGGTCGAGAGAGAAATGTCACTTCCTTGTTAGAGCAggttgtaagaaaaaaaaaaaaaaaaaagagcctaaTCAAGAGTCCACAAACGTCAGCGGGTGGATGGACGAGGATGACACCACGGCTCAGCACTCTATCTGCGACTGCAGCTGGCGCCGCAGGGTAAGCGTGCGCCGATGCAGCTGCTGCATCTGCTGCATGCGGTCCCGCTGGCGTGCCAGGTTCTGCGGCATCGGGTAGCGCTGGCAGCCGTACAGGAAGCGGTACGGGATGCGCACGTGGCAGGCGGTGGCCCGGCAGCGCGGCTGCGGCATGGGCGGCAGCAGCATCCAGCGCTTCCTCTCGGCGCAGTAGCGGTACGCCTCCTTGCGGTACTGCTTGTCCACGTCGTCGCTGTTCTTCCAGCCGCCGATGATGAAGACGTCCTCGTCGAAGTGGCAGATCGCGGCGCCCTCGATGCTGGTCACCTCCGGCGGCAGGCTCTCCAGGATCTCATCGGAGATGCGAGCGCTGATCTTCTGCCGCGCGACCTCGTCCCGCACGCCGTAGCTCTTGGGGCAGCAGGAGGCGGTGTGGTAGAAGTTGGTGGCGGCCACGGCCATTTGGAAGACGCAGTAATTATCGATGAGGGGCAGAGATTCCACATCCTGCCACTGGTGGCTGTCCGTGTCATAGCGGGTGGTCACCGTCTTCAGTCCGTCATCTTTGTCCGTGTCGACGGGCGTGCGCGCGGTGACGTAGACATAGCGGTCCTCCACACTCACTGCCTTTACGTCTCGCAGGATTTTGGGGGCGGATTCCAGATTGTGCCACTTGTCCTGCTCGGGCTCGTAGACGCTAACGTCCTTGAAGCCCGGACTAAAGTTCCCGTGGCCACCAATGCTGTACAAGATGTCCTTGATGCAGGTGAGGCCGAAGGAGTGCTTGCGCGTGGTCAGGTTGCTCACCTGTTCCCAGGTGTTACGGTTCGGGTTGTAGCGCTCCACAGTCTTAGCGAAGCCCGGTTCCATGGACCCGGCCACGTAGACGTGGGACTCTGTGGCGGCGATGGCGTGGCCGTCAAGGTGGTTGTGGATGTGCGGCAGGTTGACCCAGCGGTCCTCGTAGATGAAGTAGCCCACGCACTCGCTCAGGTAGTCGCCTCCCTCGGACACGCCCCCCACCACCATGATCACATCCATGTTCTGGCCAAAGCGGGGCTGAAAGGACGCCATGTGGGACGACCAGAACTCCATATCGGCCGACTTGAGGTTCTCGAATCGTATGGCGTGGCCTTCCACTGCCTCCGAGACCAGGCGCAGGCAGGCCTCGTTGGCGGCCACCAGCCGCTCGTTCTTCACCACCCTGGTCAGGTAGGTGGGCTTGATCTGTGGCAGTCTCAGCAGGCGGAAGAGCTCCTCAAAGTAGCCGCTGCGCTCCTCCGGGTGCTTCTGAACCCACTTCACCACCGCCTCAAAGAGCACCTCCTCAGAGTCCACCGTGATCTCGGCGTCCGACAGCCAGTTGCGTACCAAGTGGTAGGGCAGCGTGTAGAACTCCTCATCCTGGATCACCTTGTAGAAGTTGCGGCGGATCATGTCGGCAGCGCGCAGAGCCAGTTGGTCCAGAGTGTACATGTGGGCCAGGCTGTGGACCGCCACGCAGTTGGTGAGGCTCAGCTTCTTCTTCAGGAACTCACCGCAGAAATCCTTCAACTGTACCAGCAGGAACCTAGCAAGGGATGAAGGAGATCAGGAGCTTTAGAAAATCTTTGCAGGTGCCAACAACTTCCAAATGTTGGAATAACAAGGTTCAAAATGGTACCTGTCCGCCAGCTCCAGAACTTCATGCACATTGCAGGTGCTGACTCGTATCTCTCCGGTGTACATGTACTGGATGACGCTCTCCACCGTCTCCGGGTCGAGCCCCATCTCAGAGCTCCACTCCTTCATCTCCACACGGCCGGACAGCGACTCGCAGAACTGCCCTCCCAGCAGCGGCGTGAAGTAGTCGGTGGCCGCCGCCAGCACAGACCTGTGGGCCGCATACTCGCACGTCTGGATGGCCCCGGCGGCGGCGCCGCTGCTGAATGCCAGCGTCACGTCGCAGAACATGCCCTGCTTCCTCTGCTCGTTCTGCCGCCGCGAGAGCTCCGAGCAATGGGAGGACGACGTGAAGTCCTCGGCCTCTTCCGCGTCGCCGTCCGCGGCGAGAGAGCTCGGCGAGCCGCTAACGCCGCACCCAGTCCCGCCACCTccaccgctgctgctgctgctactactgctactgctactccGGGTGGAGTCATCCGGGTTGGGCGCCGCAGCTGCCATTCTGCCGCCGGAGTTGACGGTGAGCaaagggaggaaaggaaggcaAGTGGCGACGGGAATCAGGAGACGTAGGGAGTCAAACCAGAGCGCCACATTGAAGCGCCTTTCGCACTCCGTCCTCCATTTCCGGAAGTTGGGCACCGTGGGACTGCTAGGCTACCAACTAGCTTAAAACAGCGCAGAACCGATACAAAAACTACAATGACGATTATATAACGATTCATaaagatatatacatatataagatgtcaatggcatttttttatctccatggcaacaatcCAAGATTGCATGACGCATTTTTTAAGCACGAGAAGTCCTTAGCCTTCGACGACATTTTAACGGCCATTTTCCccgaaatgtttttttttctgatattgTTTTTATCTAAACGCGTGATTGATACACTATACTAATTAAATACGCTAGTTCTGTCAGTACTTACGTTTCTTGTCAGCGTTCGAACACATTAAACAAAACCGGAAATTACCCATCACAACAAAACGGACTTCGCTTTCAGTCCGTGCTGACAGAAATGCACATGCGCAGTAAGGGAAAAGTATCAACGCCTATGACGTCAGCAGATGACTTCCGCCTTCGTCAACTGCGACCTGGAAAAGCAAAAAGCATGTGTACGTGGAGTTGAAAGGGGAAATGACTTATTGTTAGACTTATATTAAAATACTAGTACTTTGTGATTGAAATCATGTTTGCGTTGCTTTTTTTGGGGCACAATGGAGGCACTTAACGTGTTGTCTTTTACGCTTGTGACGTCATAGAGCCAATTTTTGAactaatgtactgtatttgatATTGAAAAAAAGACTACAACTGAGCGAAAACCGTTCTTTACTGATACACAGCAGACATATACTCTGGTACACACACGTTGACAAACATGACAAAGTCAGGTCACATACAAACTTTGCAACAATACCAATTGAGTTCATTATATCATTACATTGACTTTCTAATGAAATATTCCTAATACATTGATGGGAAATGTATCGTCTCACATTGGCAATGTTACCCTGTGTAGCCATTTATCAGTGACTACAACCAaccattataataataagtcaGACCAATTAGCAATATCATTGTAGTGCTGATGTGTtactattatagtattattagatattaataTATGATCCCTTTTTCAGCCATCCCATTAGTCACATCTTGCCGAGACAAGAACATTACAGACAAGGACACCTATACATAAATAAAGCTATCATCTACAGTGTTCCTATTATTGCACTACACGGTCACCCTGTAAACAAACTCATGATGGAGCAAATGGCACAATGAGACACAACGACGGAATGGTCTTGTTGAaaggatgttcacagtatcacGTGATTTCTCCACTATTCActgatttttccaaaaataaacatcGTACCTCTTTCAAGCAATACAGTGATATTAACAGTAACAGGATGAAATGCCAAAGCTTCAGCCAAGGGTGCAGTGGTCCTACATGGACATGTGTTCCGGGAGAACGTAGGAGATGTCGTCCCATGGGTGACGATACAGACCCTGCCTCAACCTCTTCTGGTCCAGGTAGTgtcctggggggggggattccatttcagtaaaacacatttttgcaatatttaatatatatttcaagtaaCCGCTAGGAATGGAAACCTCACCAATGAATCCCATGCTGCGACCCAGGACAAAGATGCCATTCAGAGCTCCTATTTCCACAAATTCGTCAGCCTCATCCCTGTACAAGGAGGTGTTTATGTGAGAGATTGAACAAGCGTTTGGACAGTTGCAAACATGTGGGGAATTCTCGTTATGGTTttccaccctagactggtccAGTAAAGGATAGTTATTTAACTATTACTACCATTATGGGAATATTTCAGTCAAAAGTACCATATTTCAATTGAACAACAATCAAGAATACCCTGGTGGAGTCTGCACTCTACCTGGTAAATCCACCACAGGTTCTGAGCAGGTCCACAA comes from Doryrhamphus excisus isolate RoL2022-K1 chromosome 15, RoL_Dexc_1.0, whole genome shotgun sequence and encodes:
- the LOC131103258 gene encoding 7-methylguanosine phosphate-specific 5'-nucleotidase-like, producing the protein MISELSNPSVLMRDPQKVEEILQSMLKAGSNTLQVISDFDMTLTRFAYNGKRCPTCHNILDNSKLISQECKDKLKELLNTYYPIEIDSSRSVDEKLPLMVEWWTKAHELLVQQKIRKDLLAVVVRESDAMLREGYQLFFDHLYEHSIPLLIFSAGIGDILEEVIRQAGVFHSNVKVFSNYMDFDEEGVLKAFKGELIHTYNKREGALLNTGHFQELRARPNVLLLGDSLGDLTMADGVHNIENVLKIGFLNDKVEERKQSYLDSYDVVLVKDETMDVPNAVLLYLTGNK
- the klhl11 gene encoding kelch-like protein 11 — its product is MAAAAPNPDDSTRSSSSSSSSSSSGGGGGTGCGVSGSPSSLAADGDAEEAEDFTSSSHCSELSRRQNEQRKQGMFCDVTLAFSSGAAAGAIQTCEYAAHRSVLAAATDYFTPLLGGQFCESLSGRVEMKEWSSEMGLDPETVESVIQYMYTGEIRVSTCNVHEVLELADRFLLVQLKDFCGEFLKKKLSLTNCVAVHSLAHMYTLDQLALRAADMIRRNFYKVIQDEEFYTLPYHLVRNWLSDAEITVDSEEVLFEAVVKWVQKHPEERSGYFEELFRLLRLPQIKPTYLTRVVKNERLVAANEACLRLVSEAVEGHAIRFENLKSADMEFWSSHMASFQPRFGQNMDVIMVVGGVSEGGDYLSECVGYFIYEDRWVNLPHIHNHLDGHAIAATESHVYVAGSMEPGFAKTVERYNPNRNTWEQVSNLTTRKHSFGLTCIKDILYSIGGHGNFSPGFKDVSVYEPEQDKWHNLESAPKILRDVKAVSVEDRYVYVTARTPVDTDKDDGLKTVTTRYDTDSHQWQDVESLPLIDNYCVFQMAVAATNFYHTASCCPKSYGVRDEVARQKISARISDEILESLPPEVTSIEGAAICHFDEDVFIIGGWKNSDDVDKQYRKEAYRYCAERKRWMLLPPMPQPRCRATACHVRIPYRFLYGCQRYPMPQNLARQRDRMQQMQQLHRRTLTLRRQLQSQIEC